A single region of the Chitinophaga niabensis genome encodes:
- a CDS encoding alpha-L-fucosidase: MSTRRNTVTMRKVALFLLLCSFTKAWAQPEIKPYGALPSAAQLKWQKLEYYMFIHFGPNTFTDKEWGHGDEDPKVFNPTQLDARQWARTAKNAGMKGIIITAKHHDGFCLWPSEYSKHTVRESAWKNGKGDVLAELSAACKEYGLLFGVYLSPWDRNHPAYGTPEYNQIFANQLKEAHTKYGDVFEQWFDGANGEGPNGKKQVYDWPLFEGTVTKIHPNVIFFSDAGPGCRWIGNEDGFAGTTMWSTLNRKEFAPGMSGIQAKLNKGQEDGTDWVPGEADVSIRPGWFYSPSTDDKVKTLPWLLDIYYGSVGRNANLLLNVPVDRRGLIHKNDSLRLMELRKVLDESFKTNLAVRARTSATNTRPLSPLTSAAYLTDNNPNTYWATAEGQLQGVITLSFEKAVTFNRVELQEFIALGQRVKAFSVSVLDGKEYREIANETTIGYKRILRLPNTTTKSVRISILDAKASPVISEVKLFRAPELLADPVIKRDKAGMVTITSASTDPVFYYTLNGTEPTTASARFTQAFSFPQSGTIKAKAFIEGGKKSGATVTTTFDLAPASWTSEAAKAIDGDPRSFWVSKEGSAYPQEVLVDMGTATKVSGFTYTPRERGGIIYTYEFYLSQDGKSWGSPVAKGSFANILNSPVKQTVKLSQAAQARYFKLVAIAPADEKETRAAVAEVGVF; the protein is encoded by the coding sequence ATGAGTACACGTCGCAATACAGTAACTATGAGAAAAGTAGCTTTATTCCTCCTGTTATGCAGCTTTACAAAAGCATGGGCACAACCAGAGATCAAGCCCTATGGCGCATTACCTTCCGCTGCACAGCTGAAATGGCAAAAGCTGGAGTATTACATGTTCATTCACTTTGGCCCTAACACCTTTACAGATAAGGAATGGGGGCATGGTGATGAAGATCCGAAAGTTTTCAATCCTACCCAACTGGATGCCCGCCAATGGGCCCGCACAGCAAAAAATGCCGGTATGAAAGGTATTATCATCACGGCTAAACACCATGATGGCTTTTGCCTCTGGCCCAGCGAATACAGTAAACATACCGTAAGGGAAAGTGCCTGGAAGAACGGGAAAGGAGATGTGCTGGCTGAATTGTCTGCTGCATGTAAGGAGTATGGACTGCTCTTCGGGGTTTACCTGTCTCCCTGGGACCGGAACCACCCTGCATATGGTACGCCGGAATACAACCAGATCTTCGCTAACCAGTTGAAAGAAGCACATACTAAATACGGGGATGTTTTTGAACAATGGTTTGATGGTGCAAATGGAGAAGGCCCTAACGGCAAAAAGCAAGTGTACGACTGGCCGCTGTTTGAAGGCACGGTTACGAAGATACATCCAAACGTGATCTTCTTTAGCGACGCTGGTCCCGGTTGCCGCTGGATCGGTAATGAGGACGGATTTGCAGGAACTACCATGTGGAGTACGCTCAACAGGAAAGAATTTGCGCCGGGGATGAGTGGTATCCAGGCAAAATTGAATAAAGGACAGGAAGATGGAACAGACTGGGTTCCGGGAGAAGCAGATGTTTCTATCCGGCCGGGATGGTTCTACAGTCCTTCTACAGATGATAAAGTGAAAACATTGCCCTGGCTGCTGGATATCTATTATGGTTCCGTTGGCCGTAATGCCAACCTGCTGCTGAATGTTCCGGTAGATCGCCGCGGGCTGATTCATAAGAACGATTCTTTGCGTTTGATGGAGCTGCGGAAAGTGCTGGATGAATCCTTCAAAACCAACCTGGCAGTGCGGGCGCGTACTTCCGCTACCAACACCCGTCCACTGAGTCCTTTAACCAGTGCGGCTTACCTTACAGACAATAATCCCAATACTTATTGGGCAACTGCTGAAGGTCAATTGCAGGGAGTGATCACGCTGAGCTTTGAAAAGGCAGTTACTTTCAACCGGGTGGAGCTGCAGGAGTTTATTGCGCTGGGCCAGCGGGTAAAGGCTTTCAGCGTGAGCGTACTGGATGGAAAGGAATATCGTGAGATCGCAAATGAAACAACTATTGGTTACAAACGTATCTTAAGATTACCGAATACAACTACTAAAAGTGTACGCATCAGCATCCTGGATGCTAAGGCCAGTCCGGTTATCAGTGAAGTGAAACTCTTCAGGGCACCAGAGTTACTGGCTGATCCCGTTATTAAAAGGGATAAAGCAGGCATGGTAACAATCACCAGCGCTTCCACTGATCCTGTATTTTACTATACACTGAATGGAACAGAGCCTACCACGGCATCTGCCAGATTCACGCAGGCATTTTCTTTCCCGCAAAGCGGCACTATTAAGGCCAAAGCCTTTATTGAGGGAGGAAAGAAGTCCGGCGCTACTGTAACCACCACATTTGATCTGGCACCCGCTTCCTGGACCAGTGAGGCTGCGAAAGCCATAGATGGAGATCCCAGGAGCTTCTGGGTCAGCAAAGAGGGAAGTGCTTATCCGCAGGAAGTGCTGGTGGATATGGGCACAGCTACTAAAGTGAGCGGATTTACCTATACACCAAGGGAAAGAGGTGGCATTATCTATACTTACGAGTTCTATCTGAGCCAGGATGGCAAAAGCTGGGGCAGCCCTGTGGCCAAAGGCAGTTTTGCCAATATCCTGAACAGCCCGGTGAAACAGACTGTGAAGCTTTCCCAGGCAGCGCAGGCCAGATACTTCAAGCTGGTGGCCATCGCTCCGGCTGATGAGAAAGAAACCCGTGCAGCTGTAGCAGAGGTGGGCGTATTCTAA
- a CDS encoding GNAT family N-acetyltransferase: MENKDIIVRAATAGDKHYAKTITDEMEASAKARGTGIAKRSPEYVQLKMDEGKAVIALTASGDWVGFCYIEAWGHEKFVANSGLIVNPAFRGHGVAKAIKEKIFELSRKKYPDAKIFGLTTGLAVMKINSDLGYEPVTYSELTDDEEFWKGCQSCVNFDVLTSKKRTNCLCTAMLYDPVEKEKEAQQKAEAEKNKLVVTLNGNIHEQRKKRRFKENFSLFERWLRFKKYVLLKAVRKNGGSGAAGTSKKRFFFGWL; this comes from the coding sequence TTGGAAAATAAGGATATAATCGTTAGGGCAGCTACTGCCGGCGATAAGCATTATGCTAAAACCATCACTGACGAAATGGAAGCTTCTGCAAAAGCCCGGGGAACCGGCATTGCAAAACGTTCTCCTGAATATGTGCAGCTGAAGATGGATGAAGGTAAAGCAGTGATTGCACTCACCGCATCTGGCGACTGGGTTGGATTCTGCTATATTGAGGCCTGGGGTCATGAAAAGTTCGTGGCCAACTCCGGTCTTATTGTGAACCCTGCTTTCCGTGGCCATGGCGTTGCCAAAGCTATCAAGGAAAAGATCTTCGAACTCTCCCGTAAGAAGTATCCGGATGCCAAGATCTTTGGTCTTACTACAGGACTTGCTGTAATGAAGATCAACTCCGATCTGGGTTACGAGCCGGTGACCTATTCCGAACTCACAGATGATGAAGAGTTCTGGAAAGGCTGCCAGAGCTGTGTGAACTTTGATGTACTCACCAGTAAAAAACGTACGAACTGCCTTTGTACCGCTATGCTGTATGATCCCGTGGAAAAGGAAAAAGAAGCACAGCAGAAAGCAGAAGCAGAAAAGAACAAACTGGTGGTTACACTAAATGGTAACATACACGAACAACGGAAGAAGCGTAGATTTAAGGAGAATTTTTCGCTGTTTGAAAGATGGCTGCGGTTTAAAAAATATGTACTGTTAAAAGCTGTCAGGAAAAATGGAGGAAGCGGTGCTGCCGGTACTTCTAAAAAGCGGTTTTTCTTTGGATGGTTGTGA